In Bubalus bubalis isolate 160015118507 breed Murrah chromosome 3, NDDB_SH_1, whole genome shotgun sequence, a genomic segment contains:
- the MFAP4 gene encoding microfibril-associated glycoprotein 4, with translation MEALLVLPLLLLLSAGPCAPQLLGIRGDALEKSCLQLPLDCDDIYAQGYQADGVYLIYPSGPSVPVPVFCDMTTEGGKWTVFQKRFNGSVSFFRGWNDYKLGFGRADGEYWLGLQNMHLLTLKQKYELRVDLEDFENNTAFAKYADFSISPNAVSAEEDGYTLYVSGFEDGGAGDSLTYHSGQKFSTFDRDQDLFVQNCAALSSGAFWFRSCHFANLNGFYLGGSHLSYANGINWAQWKGFYYSLKRTEMKIRRA, from the exons ATGGAG GCCCTCCTGGTCCTgccgctgctgctactgctctCCGCTGGCCCCTGCGCTCCCCAGCTCCTGGGGATCCGGGGAGATG CTCTGGAGAAGTCGTGCCTCCAGCTGCCCCTGGACTGTGACGACATCTACGCCCAGGGCTACCAGGCGGACGGCGTGTACCTCATCTACCCCTCAGGCCCCAGCGTGCCTGTGCCCGTCTTCTGCGACATGACCACGGAGGGCGGGAAGTGGACG GTTTTCCAGAAGAGATTCAACGGCTCGGTGAGCTTCTTCCGGGGCTGGAACGACTACAAGCTGGGCTTTGGCCGGGCTGACGGGGAGTACTGGCTGG GGCTGCAGAACATGCACCTGCTGACACTGAAGCAGAAGTACGAGCTGCGGGTGGACCTGGAGGACTTTGAGAACAACACGGCCTTTGCCAAGTACGCTGACTTCTCTATCTCACCCAACGCTGTCAGCGCGGAGGAGGATGGCTACACCCTCTATGTGTCGGGCTTTGAGGATGGCGGGGCAG GCGACTCGCTGACCTACCACAGCGGCCAGAAGTTCTCCACCTTTGACCGAGACCAGGACCTCTTCGTGCAGAACTGCGCAGCGCTCTCCTCGGGTGCCTTCTGGTTCCGCAGCTGCCACTTCGCCAATCTCAACGGCTTCTACCTGGGCGGCTCCCACCTCTCCTACGCCAATGGCATCAACTGGGCCCAGTGGAAGGGCTTCTACTACTCGCTCAAGC